Genomic DNA from Brenneria izadpanahii:
GCAAGATGACGCAACTCGCGCTGCGCGACCGCCAGGCAGTTCTGGATATTCTCGACCGTTACGCCATCGTCAGCGAAACCGATTTGCAAGGGCATATCACCAAGGTCAATGACCGTTTTCTGGAAGTCAGCGGCTACCGCGCCGATGAGGTGATCGGACGCCACCACAGCATGTTCAGATCCGGCATCCATGACCGATCGTTCTGGCGCAATATGTGGAGCACTATCGCCCGCGGCGATATCTGGCACGGCGAAATCTGCAACCACGCCAAGGACGGTTCGCTCTACTGGCTGGACAGCGTCATTGCGCCCATGCTGGGAGCAAGCGGCCGTCCGGTGAAATACATGTCGATCCGCACCGACATCACGCCGCTGAAGCTCAGCCTCGATATGCTGGAACGCACCGGCAAAATCGCCGGCGTCGGCGGCTGGTACTACACCCCGGAGAGCAAAACGCTCTATCTCACCAAAGGCGCGGGCAATCTGCTGGGGCTTTCCGACGCCGACCACATAATGTGTCTGGACAAGATGCAGACCTTAATGCCGCGCATCATGCGCCGGCAGTGGCCGGCTTACCGCGATCTGATCCGCCATACCATGGAGAGCGGCGAACCGTTCACCCAGGAGATGCCGCTCACCCTGATAAACGGCCGGACGCTCTGGGTCAACCTGAGCGGAGAGGTAGAATATCTGCATGGCAAGCCGTACCGGCTGGTGGGCGCGGTACAAGACATCAGCGCCCAGGTGGAGGCGCGGCTGCGCGTCGAATCCAGCGAGCGGCTGCTGAGATCGGCTATCGATGCGCTGGACGAGTCGTTTGCCTTGTATGACGCCGGCGATCGGCTGGTGCTCTGCAATGACCGCTATCAGGATATGTTTGGCGATAAAGGCCATCGGATAAAACCCGGCATCTCCGTCGAGCAGGTGATACAACTGGCGATTGAGACGAACACCAGCCTGGATGCCGAAGGCATTGAAAGATGGCGTCAGCATCAACTCGATCTATGGCGGCGGCACGTCCACCATCAGCAGGTGAAGCTCAATGACGGGCGCTGGCTTAAACGCGTTGGCGTCACCACCGTAGACGGCATGCGGGTGCTGTTCTGGATCGACGTCACCGATCTGCACCAGGCGCTGGAAGACGCCGACGCCGCTTCACGCAGCAAAAGCCATTTCTTGGCCAACATGAGCCACGAAATCCGCACGCCGATGAACGCCATCATGGGCATGATGCAGTTGATCGAGCATACCGCCATCAACACCGAACAGCGCGACCTGTTGCGAAAAATGGAGCGGGCGGCGCGTTCGCTGCTGGACATCCTCAACGATATTCTCGACTTCTCCAAAGTCGAAGCCGGCATGATGCTGCTGGATACCGAGCCGTTCAAACTGGCGGATCTGCTGACGGATGTCTCAACCATCTTATCCGGCACGCTGAGCGGCAAACGGTTGGAGCTAGTGTATGAGCTAGATCCCGGCATTCCGCCGTTGCTGCTGGGAGATGCGCTGCGGCTCAAACAGATCCTGATCAACCTGGGCGGCAACGCGGTAAAATTCACCGCCAAAGGCGAAGTAAGAATACAACTGCGCGTATTGCAATACGGCGAACAAGGCGTACTGCTGGAATTCGCCGTGCAGGACAGCGGTATCGGTATCGGCGCGGACGCCACAGCGCATATCTTTACCGGCTTCAGTCAGGCGGAAGCCTCTATTTCACGCCGCTATGGCGGCACCGGCCTGGGGTTGGCCATCAGCCACCGGCTGGTGTCGCTGATGGGCGGTCAGCTACAGGTGCAAAGCAAAATAGGCCGCGGCAGCCGCTTCTGGTTCCAGATTTGGCTGCAACCGGTGAAAAAGATTTCAGAGAAAATTTTTGACGCGCCGTCGATAACCGGGCATCAGGACGACGGCCAGACGGTAAACGGCGCCCTGCCGGGGGAAAACCATCGGGCATTGCTGCTGGAACCGCATCCGGCGTCCCGTTCGGCGATCGGTAAGCTGCTGGAAAACTACGGCGGTTGGCAGGTGGTTGCCGGCAACGATGTGCCTTCCGCGCTGACGACGCTCGACGTAGAGCCGCAACCGACGCTGGCGCTGCTAAGCGTGGATGCCCCGGACTACCAGCAGTTGCTGGCGCGGCTGCGCGCTACACCTAACCCGCCGGCGATCCTGCTGCTGTCGTCGACCCCCTGCCCGCCGCGCGACGGCCTGCCGATACTGTGCAAACCGATCACATTTTCCATGATTTGGAACGCCATTCAGGGCAAACACCAACAGGATCCCGCCGACGCGCCGGCGCAGCAACACCGGCTGGCGGGGCTCCGGCTGCTGCTGGTGGAAGATAACGAAATCAATCAGGATGTGGCGATCCGGATGCTGGCGCGGGAAGGCGCGCAGGTCAGCGTGACGAGCAACGGTTTACAGGGCGTTCAGGCGCTGGACGCCGCGCCAGACGCCTACGATCTGGTTCTGATGGATATGCAAATGCCGATAATGGACGGTTTGCAGGCTACGCAGACGATACGCAGTGAACCGCGCTTCGACCGGCTGCCGATCATCGCCATGACCGCCAATGCCATGCAGTCGGACCGGGAAGACTGCCTGAACGCGGGGATGAACGGCCATATCGGCAAACCGTTCCATATGGAGGAACTGATAGACATCATTCTGCGCCATATCGGGCGCTTGCCCGCCACCGCCTCTCCCTCTCCAGCGCCGCATAAACCATCTTGCGCGCCAGCGATGGAAACCGAGCTGGATGCGGAAAACGCCCTGCTGCGACTGGGGCAGGATCGGGCGTTCTATAGCCAGCTACTGCATAATTTCGCCCCGGCGGCCCGGAAGCTGACGCAACGCATCATTCAGGCGCTGGAGGAAGGGGATGCGGCGCAAACGCGCGATGCGGCGCATCAGCTCAAAAGCATCGCCGCCGCCAGCGGCGCCCTCCAGTTGACGGCCGTTTGCGCCGCCGTCGAACAACTGGCGAGAAACGGCGAAGATCGTCCGGCGCTGGAGCGGCAGGCGGCGGCGCTGCCCGAAACGCTGACGCGCGCGCTGGCGGCGCAGCAGACGTGGCTGCGGCGGCATGGCGACGCAGAAAAAGAGCATGCGCGCAGGGATGACGGCGTAACGGCCACAGATGACGGCACGCTGGGGACGGATTTGGCGGAACTGGCCGCTGCGTTGCAGGCCAGCGATATGGTTTCGTTAGACCTGTTCGATACCCTGCTGGCCCGCCATCGCGATCGCCTCGGTCCGCAGATTCAACCGCTGTGCGACGCCATGAACGCCTTCGATACCGATGCCGCCCTCGCCATTATTCAGGAGTTGCAAAACCGGTAACGGCGGCGTCCCTGCCGAGAGACCGCCTCGTTTCAATAGCGCCGGCCCGGCGGCGGCATTTAGCCGCAGCCCTGATTCGTAGGACGGCGGAGCTTGATCCTCCAGCGTCGGGCGCGTGCTGCGACATCGCAGGAAATGGCGGCTTTACCGCGCACGAAACCGTCTCTTAGCCCGTATAAGAATGTGGCTAAGAGACCGGCTAACGACCAATAAATCAGCCCTGATGCGCCAGGGCCGGCAGATAATCGGCGGATTCTTCCGTCCGGAAGCGGTCTACCGTGCGCGATAGCTCCTGCGCCTGATCGCTCAGCGATTTGGCCGCAGCCAGGGCTTCCAGCACCAGCGCCGCGTTCTGCTCCGTACTCTGATCCATTTGCGATACCGCCTGATTAACCTGTTTGATGCCTGAGCTTTGCTCTTCGCTGGCCGCGCTGATTTCCGCCACCATCGCGGTAACGCGCTGCACGCTTTCGACGATTTCACTCATGGTGGAACCGGCGTGTTTCACCAGATCGGTTCCCTCCGTGACCTTGGACACCGAATCATCTATCAGACCTTTGATCTCTTTAGCGGCGGACGCGGAACGCTGCGCCAACGTGCGCACCTCGCTCGCCACCACCGCGAAGCCTCTCCCCTGCTCTCCGGCGCGCGCCGCCTCCACCGCGGCATTCAGCGCCAGGATATTGGTCTGGAAGGCGATACTGTCGATCACCCCAATGATATCCACCACTTTACGCGACGAGGCGTTGATCGAATCCATGGTATCCACCACCTGCCTGACCACCGAACCGCCGCGTCCGGCCACTCCGGAAGCGGACTGCGCCAACTCATTGGCGTGACGCGCATTCTCCGCATTGTTTTGCACGGTGGCGGTCAGTTGCTCCATAGCCGACGCGGTCTGCTCCAGCGCGCTGGCCTGCGACTCGGTGCGGGATGACAGATCTTCGTTGCCGGAAGCGATCTGCATTGACGCGGTGGTGATGGAATTGGTGCTGCTGCGCACCTGGCTTACCAACAGGGAGAGGTTATCGCGCATGGCGCGAATGGCGTACAGAATGCTGCTCTGGTCGCCGGATCGGGTCTGCACGTCCACCGTTAGATTGCCGTCGGCGATCTGACGCACCACATTAACCGCGTATTGCGGCTCGCCGCCCAACTGGCGCAAAAGGGTGCGCAGCATGTTCCATGCCAGCAGAGCGATCGCCACCAGCAGCGCCGCGACAATGGCCAACAGCCGGAGGGCGTTATGCCAGAATGTCTGCTGAATGTCATCGATATAGTCGCCGGTGCCGATGATCCAGTCATAGGGTTCGAAGTGGGTGATAATGTAAATTTTATCAACCAGTTCCTGAGCGCCGGGACGCATGCCCTTGCCCTGCGTCATGCCGAAGGCCTTCCCTTGCAGAGCCGCGCGGTTGCGCACCCCGGCTTCCCGGCCGCCATTCGCATCAACGATGCCGACGCGATTGGCGTCGGGGTGTACATAGTTCACATCGTCGCTGTAGCCCAGCACAAAGAAATAGCGATTACCCTGATGAAAACTGCCGATGGCGCGCTTGGCTTCGTTCAGCGCATCCTCATGCGAAAGCTGGCCGGCCTTCTCCCGCTCATAGGTTTTTTGCGCTGAAGCCTTGGCCAATTCCACCAGCGTGGTAAGTTGCCCGATACGCTCTTTCATCATCGACGAATACAAGGTATTTAATGCTACGGCCGAAAGAGCCAATAATCCCAGTAGCATTGCACCGCACAACAGTATAATTCGAGTTTGTAGTTTCATTATATTTCTCTTCAATATATTGCACGTAAATCAGGCTATCCGCCGCACAGCGCGCAGGCCTTCCCGATCGGAATACGGGAAGTTTGCGCGCCGGATGATCGTCTTCCACGGCCTACCTGTGAGGATATTCTTGAAGCATAAAGATTGATGACATGTCACTGAATGATATCGGCATTGATTTGGAATGCTTTATAGCCATTAATAACCTAAGTGATAATTATTTCCATTACTATGTAAATTGGCGGTTTTTAGTTGAATCTTATCGAAAAAATGAAAATCGCCGCGCCGGGATCAGCGCCTTTTTCCCCGCCGCGCCGAACTGCGCCACAACCTTGCTCATCCTATCTAATTTCATGGAAACCCGAATATTGCCTGATGTCTTTTTAAAATTAAAAATATCATTAATATATAATGAGATAAAACAAACCCATTTTGTTATCCCCGCAAAAATGTTGACACAAAAACAAAATAAGATATAAATAGATATATCTAAAACAACAGGAGATAACCATGCGTAAACATCACTTTCGTGACGGACAGGATCAGAACGAGGAAATGAGGGATCGCAACCACCGGGCTGAAGGTAAAAAGCGCGATCGCGTAGAAGGTAGAGAACAGGAAGCGGGACGAGGTCATGGCCGCGGCCACGGCCGGCGTGGACACCGGGAAGAAGGACATGGCGCGCAGCACCGCCGCCAGCGCCTCTTCGCCCATGGCGAGCTACGCTTGGTGGCGCTGGATCTGCTGGCGCAAAACCCCAGCCACGGCTATGAGCTGATCAAAGCGATCGAATCCCTGACCGAAAGCCATTACGCCCCCAGCCCCGGCGTACTCTACCCGACGCTCGATTTTCTGCAGGAACAGAGCCTGATCGCCATTACCGATGAACTGAACGGCCGGAAAAAATTCGATATCACCGACGAAGGCCGCCAGTATCTTGAGCAACGTAAAGAGGAACTACAGCAGATCCTTGAACGCATCAAGGCGCGCATCGCCGGCATGGCGCTGCGTCAACATCCAGAGATGAAACGGGCATTGGACAATATCAAATCCGTACTGGACCTCAAGGTGAACCGCGAGGATAGCAATGAAGAAACGCTGAAGAAGATTATCGGCATCATTGACAACGCCGCCGCGGAAATTGCCCAGCTTGACTGAGTTTCGCATAACATCGGGATGTAGGCTAATAAGGGTCGCGATACCCGTAACGCCAGAGCCGCCACGGGGCGAGGCATCCCAGCGGGAACCTCGCCCCGGTATTTTCTCCCGGCATTGAGCCTACAGACGATGGCAATCCTATTCCGCATGTCCCAGCGTATGCATCAGGCGGTTGGCCCAGCCGAAAATAGCCGCTGAATGCAGCAAATCGACGATATCCGCCTTACTCAATCCCTGCGCCAGCAAAGTCTGAATATGTTGCGCAGTCACGGCAATCGGCGTTTGCGACAGCGCCCGGCAAAAATCGACGATTGCCTGGGTGTAACCATCGAATTCACCGTCCAGACCTTGAGTATAGAGAGTGCCGACCACGTCATTGCGCCCGGAAAGTTCCTCATAGCGCCGGGCGTGGACCGAACCGCAATAGGCGCAGCCATTGACGGCCGAAGCAGTCAGAGCGCCAAGTTCCCGCTCCGCACGCCCCAATCCCCCGCGGCTGTACATAACGTTTCCCTATGCGGCCGGACAACACCGCACCCGGTGCGTATCCGTTAACCAGTAATATTGTTCCGCATGGCGCAGGCAGGTTTTGCCGCCGCGGAACTCGCACCCCGCCCCCTGGGCGGCCACCGGCACGTTGCGCGGCTGATTTTTTAGCCTCGGATGCGCCGGCGGGATCGCCTGCAGCAGGTAACGCGTATAAGGATGCTGGGGATGTGAGAACAATTCCGGCACGCTGGCCTCTTCGACAATCAAGCCGCGCGACATCACGCCGACCCGGTCGGCGATGTGATGCACTACGC
This window encodes:
- a CDS encoding PadR family transcriptional regulator codes for the protein MRKHHFRDGQDQNEEMRDRNHRAEGKKRDRVEGREQEAGRGHGRGHGRRGHREEGHGAQHRRQRLFAHGELRLVALDLLAQNPSHGYELIKAIESLTESHYAPSPGVLYPTLDFLQEQSLIAITDELNGRKKFDITDEGRQYLEQRKEELQQILERIKARIAGMALRQHPEMKRALDNIKSVLDLKVNREDSNEETLKKIIGIIDNAAAEIAQLD
- a CDS encoding peroxidase-related enzyme (This protein belongs to a clade of uncharacterized proteins related to peroxidases such as the alkylhydroperoxidase AhpD.), which gives rise to MYSRGGLGRAERELGALTASAVNGCAYCGSVHARRYEELSGRNDVVGTLYTQGLDGEFDGYTQAIVDFCRALSQTPIAVTAQHIQTLLAQGLSKADIVDLLHSAAIFGWANRLMHTLGHAE
- a CDS encoding methyl-accepting chemotaxis protein, which produces MKLQTRIILLCGAMLLGLLALSAVALNTLYSSMMKERIGQLTTLVELAKASAQKTYEREKAGQLSHEDALNEAKRAIGSFHQGNRYFFVLGYSDDVNYVHPDANRVGIVDANGGREAGVRNRAALQGKAFGMTQGKGMRPGAQELVDKIYIITHFEPYDWIIGTGDYIDDIQQTFWHNALRLLAIVAALLVAIALLAWNMLRTLLRQLGGEPQYAVNVVRQIADGNLTVDVQTRSGDQSSILYAIRAMRDNLSLLVSQVRSSTNSITTASMQIASGNEDLSSRTESQASALEQTASAMEQLTATVQNNAENARHANELAQSASGVAGRGGSVVRQVVDTMDSINASSRKVVDIIGVIDSIAFQTNILALNAAVEAARAGEQGRGFAVVASEVRTLAQRSASAAKEIKGLIDDSVSKVTEGTDLVKHAGSTMSEIVESVQRVTAMVAEISAASEEQSSGIKQVNQAVSQMDQSTEQNAALVLEALAAAKSLSDQAQELSRTVDRFRTEESADYLPALAHQG
- a CDS encoding response regulator — translated: MAAFWWGAATSAAITLLLAALYRYGFRRGDLTDMSHMVGMMRLRSDAACLLRPDGRVMWVNQAYGDTTGFGAEDLADRHWPGFLSQQAADDAPVAAIENAITGRRELRIDLMFRLASGEARCMIVELHPLRKPANRLIPRLSRRTFTGYLVVQVDIDQQRRERKMTQLALRDRQAVLDILDRYAIVSETDLQGHITKVNDRFLEVSGYRADEVIGRHHSMFRSGIHDRSFWRNMWSTIARGDIWHGEICNHAKDGSLYWLDSVIAPMLGASGRPVKYMSIRTDITPLKLSLDMLERTGKIAGVGGWYYTPESKTLYLTKGAGNLLGLSDADHIMCLDKMQTLMPRIMRRQWPAYRDLIRHTMESGEPFTQEMPLTLINGRTLWVNLSGEVEYLHGKPYRLVGAVQDISAQVEARLRVESSERLLRSAIDALDESFALYDAGDRLVLCNDRYQDMFGDKGHRIKPGISVEQVIQLAIETNTSLDAEGIERWRQHQLDLWRRHVHHQQVKLNDGRWLKRVGVTTVDGMRVLFWIDVTDLHQALEDADAASRSKSHFLANMSHEIRTPMNAIMGMMQLIEHTAINTEQRDLLRKMERAARSLLDILNDILDFSKVEAGMMLLDTEPFKLADLLTDVSTILSGTLSGKRLELVYELDPGIPPLLLGDALRLKQILINLGGNAVKFTAKGEVRIQLRVLQYGEQGVLLEFAVQDSGIGIGADATAHIFTGFSQAEASISRRYGGTGLGLAISHRLVSLMGGQLQVQSKIGRGSRFWFQIWLQPVKKISEKIFDAPSITGHQDDGQTVNGALPGENHRALLLEPHPASRSAIGKLLENYGGWQVVAGNDVPSALTTLDVEPQPTLALLSVDAPDYQQLLARLRATPNPPAILLLSSTPCPPRDGLPILCKPITFSMIWNAIQGKHQQDPADAPAQQHRLAGLRLLLVEDNEINQDVAIRMLAREGAQVSVTSNGLQGVQALDAAPDAYDLVLMDMQMPIMDGLQATQTIRSEPRFDRLPIIAMTANAMQSDREDCLNAGMNGHIGKPFHMEELIDIILRHIGRLPATASPSPAPHKPSCAPAMETELDAENALLRLGQDRAFYSQLLHNFAPAARKLTQRIIQALEEGDAAQTRDAAHQLKSIAAASGALQLTAVCAAVEQLARNGEDRPALERQAAALPETLTRALAAQQTWLRRHGDAEKEHARRDDGVTATDDGTLGTDLAELAAALQASDMVSLDLFDTLLARHRDRLGPQIQPLCDAMNAFDTDAALAIIQELQNR